A stretch of the Nitratireductor thuwali genome encodes the following:
- a CDS encoding PrsW family intramembrane metalloprotease, with amino-acid sequence MNQRPLLKVDSLPSRHLVVATAGIFVATVLLVMLFQEAPLKQTWIYALCGLTVLVPYGIWITVLLHYDVSPPRPQGLLVSALAWGSLLSFVAAVVFEDVFDAIDALLGLPGLDTMVVAPFWEEFSKGLFIVLLYVCAQRHLRGPWDGLVYGALVGTGFGFAEDIAYLNNSLSDNGFSSLVATYVVREIFTAHAHPLFTAATGLAAGMAARQRLSPGKALWWIFWGFLLAFILHAIFDSATLLAPFTLIFIAPAYGVLFVIALRRLQRREIIHRDSTDVN; translated from the coding sequence ATGAACCAGCGACCTCTGTTAAAGGTTGATTCCTTGCCCTCCCGCCACCTCGTCGTTGCAACGGCGGGCATTTTCGTCGCGACGGTGCTTCTGGTCATGCTGTTCCAGGAAGCGCCACTGAAGCAGACTTGGATCTATGCGCTGTGCGGACTGACTGTCCTGGTGCCCTATGGGATATGGATCACGGTTCTGCTGCACTACGATGTCAGCCCCCCGCGACCGCAGGGCCTGCTGGTATCGGCGCTGGCGTGGGGCAGCCTGCTTTCCTTCGTCGCCGCAGTCGTTTTCGAAGACGTTTTCGATGCCATTGACGCTCTATTGGGGCTTCCGGGTCTCGACACGATGGTTGTCGCGCCCTTTTGGGAGGAATTTTCAAAGGGTCTTTTCATCGTCCTGCTCTATGTCTGCGCGCAGCGGCATCTGCGCGGACCTTGGGACGGGCTTGTCTATGGGGCGTTGGTGGGCACTGGTTTCGGTTTCGCGGAGGACATTGCTTATCTTAACAACAGTCTATCCGATAACGGTTTCAGCAGCCTCGTGGCGACTTATGTGGTCAGGGAGATTTTCACGGCCCATGCCCACCCTCTGTTCACCGCCGCTACGGGTTTGGCCGCCGGGATGGCTGCGCGGCAGCGGCTATCGCCGGGCAAAGCGCTTTGGTGGATATTTTGGGGCTTTTTGCTCGCATTTATCCTGCACGCGATCTTTGACAGCGCTACTCTGCTTGCCCCGTTTACCCTGATCTTCATTGCACCGGCCTACGGCGTACTATTCGTTATCGCGCTGCGCCGGTTGCAGCGGCGGGAGATCATCCACCGGGACTCTACGGACGTCAATTGA
- a CDS encoding glycosyltransferase family 25 protein: MRRCVELKLKAYILTVDTAGGSRHSHALGEAARLGLPWQFVEGARIDANSVPPEYSRLLNFLFYRRRMSSGEISVYLGHRQAWQQLLDDRKDYGLILEDDFQVIDEDRLRGAIEDAVSSPGDWDLIKFFDIRSKPVMASTTLGSTKFVCRRCPPNGAVAYLINDRAARALLSRKRIFRPVDEDISRPWEFKLRVWSSERNLVTENSGSLGGSLLEEAREEEEIQQRRNPLRNIIIRNALELCKLISSRKHVDEIKRSVQRIEG; the protein is encoded by the coding sequence ATGCGCCGATGCGTTGAACTCAAGTTAAAAGCTTACATACTGACTGTCGATACTGCGGGTGGTTCGCGGCACTCCCATGCCCTTGGTGAGGCAGCGAGGCTTGGTCTGCCCTGGCAATTTGTCGAAGGTGCTCGAATAGACGCCAATTCGGTGCCGCCTGAATATTCCCGTCTCTTAAATTTCCTCTTCTATCGCCGGAGAATGTCGTCGGGCGAGATCTCGGTCTATCTCGGTCATCGACAAGCTTGGCAACAACTTCTCGATGACCGGAAAGACTACGGTCTCATTCTGGAAGACGATTTCCAGGTTATCGATGAGGACCGCTTACGGGGCGCGATCGAGGACGCCGTTTCGAGCCCGGGAGATTGGGACCTCATCAAGTTCTTCGACATAAGGTCGAAGCCGGTCATGGCATCCACCACGCTGGGTTCCACAAAATTCGTGTGCCGAAGATGTCCGCCGAATGGAGCGGTGGCCTACCTGATCAATGACCGCGCCGCCCGCGCACTGCTGTCCCGCAAGCGCATCTTCCGCCCGGTTGACGAGGACATCTCACGACCCTGGGAATTCAAGCTGCGCGTGTGGTCCTCGGAACGCAACCTTGTGACCGAAAACAGCGGATCACTGGGTGGCTCTCTCCTGGAAGAGGCACGGGAAGAGGAAGAGATACAACAACGTCGGAACCCGCTGCGAAATATCATAATAAGAAACGCACTGGAGTTGTGCAAACTAATATCATCAAGGAAGCATGTAGATGAAATAAAGAGGAGCGTACAGAGGATTGAAGGCTGA
- a CDS encoding polysaccharide deacetylase family protein — translation MSVPILLYHQIAVPPPKPMPFRSMFVHPRNFAQQMAWLKRLGYQGLSLKDATPYICGEKHGKVVAITFDDGFANVIETAAPILKQCGFTATNFIVADEIGGSNTWDQPLGVVHTACMGREQLRRWMELGHEIGSHTLNHVRLDRMNANEARRQITESREKLQSVFGTSIVSFAYPYGEQSPHHRTMVREAGYAWAVTTERRSANAHDDPAGLPRKTVRRSDTALHFLKKVLTK, via the coding sequence ATGTCGGTGCCGATCCTTCTTTATCACCAGATCGCCGTTCCGCCGCCAAAGCCGATGCCCTTTCGCAGCATGTTCGTGCATCCACGCAACTTCGCCCAGCAGATGGCATGGCTCAAAAGGTTGGGCTACCAAGGTTTGTCATTGAAGGATGCAACGCCCTACATCTGTGGGGAAAAGCATGGCAAGGTGGTGGCAATCACCTTTGACGATGGCTTTGCCAATGTCATTGAAACGGCTGCCCCAATCCTGAAACAATGCGGCTTCACGGCGACGAACTTTATCGTTGCGGACGAGATCGGCGGCAGCAACACCTGGGATCAACCCCTGGGCGTTGTGCACACTGCATGCATGGGGCGAGAGCAGCTTCGGCGGTGGATGGAGCTAGGCCACGAGATTGGTTCGCACACCTTGAACCACGTTCGCTTGGACCGCATGAACGCCAACGAGGCTCGGCGGCAGATTACCGAGTCTCGCGAAAAGCTGCAGTCGGTATTTGGAACCAGCATTGTCAGTTTCGCCTATCCCTATGGCGAGCAGTCGCCGCATCATCGCACCATGGTGCGCGAAGCCGGCTATGCTTGGGCCGTGACCACCGAGCGTCGCAGCGCAAATGCCCACGATGACCCGGCAGGGCTTCCACGCAAAACCGTTCGACGCTCCGACACGGCTCTGCATTTCCTGAAGAAGGTGCTGACCAAATGA
- a CDS encoding glycosyltransferase family 25 protein: MRTSVYNIKAYIIHLHRATRRQLNVEMLARALEVPVTVLHAEDERWITPETLDKHVRRRLYRPYYPFPLNRAEVACFLSHRRAWRTIVEDGVHAGLILEDDAALTAEFDPAFDVARRALQNGALVRFPYRNDREHGRVLFQDGDHQVIEPNPVGLGMVAQLVSREAAQRLLIATRHFDRPVDVFAQMHWVTGIAPLSVRPSGIREVSHELGGSMLKQRKGVLDRISHEVLRPIYRRKVRSYSARRPA; the protein is encoded by the coding sequence ATGCGAACATCGGTATATAATATTAAAGCGTATATTATACATCTACACCGCGCTACTCGCCGACAACTGAATGTAGAAATGCTCGCCCGAGCACTGGAGGTGCCCGTAACAGTGCTACATGCGGAAGATGAGCGCTGGATAACGCCGGAGACCCTGGACAAGCATGTAAGGCGCCGGCTTTATCGTCCCTATTACCCATTTCCGCTGAATCGAGCGGAAGTCGCCTGTTTTCTTTCACATCGCCGGGCCTGGCGGACCATCGTTGAGGACGGCGTGCATGCCGGGCTCATCCTGGAGGACGACGCCGCACTCACCGCCGAATTCGATCCCGCTTTCGATGTGGCCCGTCGAGCCCTTCAGAATGGCGCGCTCGTCCGCTTCCCCTATAGGAACGATCGCGAGCATGGCCGGGTCCTTTTCCAAGACGGAGATCATCAGGTTATCGAACCGAACCCCGTCGGCTTGGGTATGGTCGCGCAACTTGTCTCACGCGAGGCAGCCCAGCGCTTGCTGATAGCCACTCGGCACTTTGACCGGCCGGTCGATGTATTCGCGCAGATGCATTGGGTCACCGGGATTGCGCCATTGAGCGTCCGCCCCAGCGGTATCCGGGAAGTATCCCACGAATTGGGCGGGAGCATGCTGAAACAGCGCAAAGGCGTCTTGGACAGAATCTCCCACGAGGTCCTGCGGCCGATCTATCGGCGAAAGGTCCGCAGCTATTCTGCAAGGAGGCCTGCATGA
- a CDS encoding LysR substrate-binding domain-containing protein, which produces MEVSACQKCYVTVSFSIMAKRNDIAWLPLNSLRAFAAVRETGSVGAAAQTLKVTHGAVSQHLRGLEDRLQRKLFTRSGNRLAMSPEAEDLADNLLRNFRAIAGDIDHFRRDDNILNITVTPHFAQHWLLPRLGAFLQRHPEIDLRINADATVHDLEQGDFDAAVRHGDGNWPGVNCERLLESRDVVVAAPSVLGSVSVQTPQDLTRLPWILDEDRDIEMSNWFDDHGVAHQAHARIARLPSALTLVAALDGHGVAWLPHVYAAPYLASGRLVQLFSDDRWPARNIRHYYLCWSDSKNRPAFRTFRQWIRRQLAG; this is translated from the coding sequence GTGGAGGTTAGTGCTTGTCAGAAATGCTATGTCACTGTTAGTTTTTCTATCATGGCAAAACGAAACGATATCGCCTGGCTGCCGCTCAACTCGCTTCGTGCTTTCGCGGCGGTCCGTGAAACCGGCTCTGTCGGTGCTGCTGCGCAGACGCTCAAGGTGACGCATGGCGCGGTAAGCCAGCATCTGCGAGGCTTGGAAGACCGCTTGCAGCGCAAATTGTTCACCCGTTCCGGCAATCGCCTGGCCATGTCGCCGGAAGCTGAAGACCTGGCCGACAATCTGCTCCGGAATTTCCGGGCGATTGCCGGTGACATCGATCATTTTCGACGCGACGATAACATCCTCAATATCACCGTGACGCCGCATTTCGCCCAGCATTGGCTGCTGCCGCGCCTTGGCGCGTTTCTGCAGCGTCATCCTGAAATCGATCTGCGCATCAATGCCGATGCGACGGTGCATGATCTCGAACAAGGCGATTTCGATGCCGCAGTCAGGCATGGTGACGGCAACTGGCCAGGGGTGAACTGCGAAAGGCTCCTTGAAAGCAGGGATGTTGTCGTGGCGGCGCCTTCTGTTCTGGGGTCCGTTTCCGTTCAGACACCTCAGGATCTGACCAGGCTCCCATGGATTCTGGATGAGGACCGCGACATCGAAATGTCCAACTGGTTCGACGATCACGGCGTGGCCCATCAAGCTCATGCACGGATTGCCCGGCTGCCGAGCGCGCTGACGCTCGTGGCGGCACTTGACGGACATGGCGTGGCATGGCTGCCCCATGTTTATGCCGCGCCTTATCTGGCCAGCGGGCGCCTGGTGCAATTGTTCAGCGACGATCGGTGGCCGGCACGGAATATACGCCACTATTACCTGTGCTGGTCAGACAGCAAGAACCGCCCGGCTTTCAGGACGTTCCGGCAATGGATAAGGCGGCAACTTGCAGGATAG